The Aureitalea marina genome includes a window with the following:
- a CDS encoding TonB-dependent receptor domain-containing protein yields MRSKVYKHSFLFAITLMWCAQLLSQSVLSGRVGDPDQGIVIANAEVYLVEEGLTAITDSNGEFSFSNLNDGTYRLVIFSLGYDLLEETTVVQGDSMVYFQLQLLGETLTEVVLSRQKERIFTLKQLKSVEGTAIYESKKSEVVLVDNLTANLATSNARQVYSRVAGLNIFENNDAGLQLNIGGRGLNPNRTANFNTRQNGYDISADVLGYPESYYTPPAESISEIQVVRGAASLQYGTQFGGLVNFKMHQPNRTEKIEWTSRQTLGSYDLLTSFNSLSGQLGKLGYYTYFNYKRGNDFRPNSQFESYNAFAHLDYELGQNTTLTGEFSYLNYLAQQPGGMTDAQFEEDPSFSNRERNWFEVDWKLYSLRLDHRFSSNTDFSLNLFGLDASRKAVGFRENRVSQPDQPDAPRELIDGRFNNWGAEARLLTRYEFLDRTQVLLIGTKYYQSNNSERQGPGSNGSDANFDFADDEYPNYPRQSDFDFPNLNLAFFGENIFKLSREWSITPGFRWEYIRTESEGAFKKINLDNAGNPILNETIRDDRVFERNFVLFGLGVSYRPENRLEFYGNISQNYRSVTFNDIRVTNPSLTVDPNISDEEGFTADLGLRGQIDDVLRFDVSAFFLSYRDRLGVVVRAVSDIEEERFRSNIGDAITYGLETFGEWDIRNTFSWSEDWNLSLFSNLALTGSEYTSSELNNVEGNKVEYVPLINWKTGLNFGYRNLAASLQWTYLSEQFTDATNSERDFESQSGIVGEIPSYGVMDLSFNYTWRFARLETGLNNVLDNSYFVRRATGYPGPGIIPSQPRTWYLGLQLTF; encoded by the coding sequence ATGAGATCAAAGGTCTATAAGCATTCATTCTTATTCGCCATCACACTTATGTGGTGTGCTCAACTGCTGAGTCAGTCTGTACTCAGTGGGCGGGTAGGTGATCCGGATCAGGGAATTGTCATTGCCAATGCAGAGGTTTATCTGGTGGAAGAAGGCCTGACGGCGATTACGGATTCAAACGGAGAATTTTCATTTTCGAATCTCAATGATGGAACGTATCGCTTGGTCATCTTTTCACTGGGATATGATCTGCTGGAAGAAACTACTGTTGTCCAAGGCGACTCCATGGTCTATTTCCAATTGCAGTTATTGGGAGAGACCTTGACCGAAGTTGTTCTTTCCAGACAAAAGGAACGGATATTTACTTTAAAACAGCTCAAATCTGTTGAGGGGACGGCAATATATGAGTCTAAGAAAAGTGAGGTGGTGCTGGTGGATAATCTAACCGCAAATCTGGCTACTTCCAATGCGCGCCAGGTATATTCCAGAGTAGCGGGATTGAACATTTTTGAGAACAATGATGCCGGACTGCAACTAAACATCGGTGGACGGGGGTTGAATCCGAACAGGACGGCAAACTTCAATACCCGTCAGAACGGTTATGATATTTCGGCCGATGTATTGGGTTATCCGGAGAGCTATTATACTCCACCCGCGGAGTCCATTTCGGAAATTCAAGTAGTTCGTGGTGCAGCTTCCCTTCAATACGGGACTCAATTTGGTGGCTTGGTCAATTTTAAAATGCATCAGCCCAACCGCACCGAGAAGATCGAGTGGACTTCCAGGCAGACCCTTGGCTCTTACGATCTCTTAACCAGTTTTAATAGCCTTAGCGGACAGCTAGGCAAACTAGGTTATTATACCTACTTCAATTACAAACGCGGGAACGATTTCCGCCCTAATTCTCAATTCGAGTCCTATAATGCTTTTGCTCACTTGGACTATGAACTAGGTCAGAACACAACCCTTACCGGCGAATTTAGCTATTTGAACTACCTGGCACAGCAACCCGGAGGTATGACAGATGCCCAGTTTGAAGAAGATCCAAGCTTTAGTAATAGGGAGAGAAATTGGTTCGAGGTAGATTGGAAACTGTATTCACTCAGGTTGGACCACCGCTTTTCCTCCAATACCGATTTCAGTCTTAACCTCTTTGGTCTGGATGCCAGTAGAAAGGCCGTAGGTTTTCGTGAGAACCGGGTTTCTCAACCCGATCAACCCGATGCTCCAAGGGAATTGATCGATGGTCGGTTTAACAACTGGGGAGCAGAAGCCAGATTACTTACGCGTTATGAATTTTTAGACAGGACTCAGGTCTTATTGATAGGGACCAAATACTATCAATCCAACAACAGTGAGAGGCAAGGGCCTGGAAGCAACGGTAGTGATGCAAATTTCGATTTTGCAGACGATGAGTATCCCAATTACCCACGTCAAAGTGACTTCGACTTTCCGAATCTGAATCTGGCTTTTTTTGGAGAGAACATTTTTAAACTGAGCAGGGAGTGGTCCATTACACCTGGATTTCGCTGGGAGTACATCAGGACAGAGAGTGAAGGGGCCTTTAAGAAGATCAATCTGGACAATGCCGGAAACCCTATTCTGAATGAAACCATACGCGATGACAGAGTATTTGAGCGCAATTTTGTGCTTTTCGGACTAGGTGTTAGTTACCGTCCAGAAAATCGGCTGGAATTTTACGGGAACATCAGTCAGAATTACAGATCGGTCACCTTTAATGATATTCGGGTCACCAACCCGTCACTGACAGTGGATCCGAACATATCTGACGAGGAAGGATTTACGGCAGATCTCGGACTGCGAGGACAAATTGACGATGTACTTAGGTTCGATGTAAGTGCATTCTTCTTGAGTTATCGGGACCGGCTAGGAGTAGTCGTGCGGGCGGTCAGTGATATAGAAGAAGAACGATTTAGGAGCAATATCGGAGACGCGATCACTTACGGGTTAGAGACCTTTGGTGAGTGGGATATAAGAAACACCTTCAGTTGGTCTGAGGATTGGAATTTGAGCTTATTTTCCAATCTTGCCTTGACCGGATCCGAGTATACTAGCTCTGAGCTAAACAATGTTGAAGGAAATAAGGTAGAATATGTACCCTTGATAAACTGGAAGACGGGCTTGAATTTCGGTTACCGGAATCTGGCTGCTTCACTACAATGGACCTACTTGAGTGAACAGTTTACAGATGCCACCAATAGCGAGCGAGATTTTGAAAGTCAAAGTGGTATAGTAGGGGAGATCCCATCCTATGGAGTGATGGATCTGTCATTTAACTATACATGGAGATTCGCCCGCCTGGAGACTGGACTTAACAATGTGTTGGACAACAGTTACTTTGTCCGTCGGGCAACAGGTTACCCTGGACCTGGGATCATTCCCAGCCAACCCAGAACCTGGTATTTAGGCTTGCAATTGACCTTTTGA
- the guaB gene encoding IMP dehydrogenase: protein MTAHQHKILGEGLTYDDVLLVPAYSEVLPREVSISSRFSRNITLNVPVVSAAMDTVTESAMAIAMAREGGIGVLHKNMTIKKQAAEVRKVKRAESGMILDPVTLKKDHTVGDAQKTMSEYKIGGIPIVNDDGILIGIVTNRDLRFEKNYGRLLEEVMTSENLITADEGTSLADAETILQENKIEKLPVVSKDGKLQGLITFRDITKLTQKPIANKDQFGRLRVAAALGVTADAVERATALVKSGVDAVIIDTAHGHTKGVVTVLKEVKAAFPELEVVVGNIATAEAAKYLVEAGADAVKVGIGPGSICTTRVVAGVGFPQFSAVMEVAEAIKGSGVPVIADGGIRYTGDIPKAIAAGADSVMLGSLLAGTKESPGETIIYEGRKFKSYRGMGSVEAMKKGSKDRYFQDVEDDIKKLVPEGIVGRVPYKGDLAESMTQFVGGLRAGMGYCGAPSVEHLKEHAKFIKITAAGIHESHPHDVTITKEAPNYSR, encoded by the coding sequence ATGACTGCACACCAGCACAAAATTCTCGGAGAAGGACTTACTTACGACGACGTACTTTTAGTACCTGCTTATTCTGAAGTATTGCCTAGAGAGGTTTCGATCTCTTCTCGATTTTCAAGAAACATCACCTTAAATGTTCCCGTGGTCTCGGCTGCTATGGACACCGTCACAGAAAGCGCTATGGCCATCGCCATGGCACGTGAAGGTGGTATAGGGGTATTACATAAGAATATGACCATTAAGAAGCAGGCCGCGGAGGTGCGAAAGGTAAAACGAGCAGAAAGCGGAATGATCTTGGATCCGGTAACCCTCAAGAAGGATCATACCGTTGGTGATGCTCAGAAGACCATGAGCGAATACAAGATAGGCGGGATTCCTATTGTAAACGATGATGGGATACTGATCGGTATTGTGACCAACAGGGACCTGCGTTTTGAGAAGAATTATGGCCGTTTGCTGGAGGAGGTCATGACCAGTGAGAATCTGATCACGGCAGACGAAGGAACTTCCCTGGCTGATGCAGAAACCATATTGCAAGAGAACAAGATCGAGAAGTTACCAGTTGTCTCTAAGGATGGAAAACTTCAAGGATTGATCACTTTCCGGGATATCACTAAACTGACCCAAAAGCCGATTGCGAATAAAGACCAATTTGGTCGTTTACGTGTAGCGGCAGCCCTGGGTGTAACAGCCGATGCGGTAGAACGGGCCACAGCCCTGGTAAAGTCTGGAGTAGATGCAGTGATCATAGATACGGCCCACGGACATACCAAAGGTGTAGTTACTGTGCTGAAAGAGGTCAAAGCGGCCTTCCCTGAACTGGAAGTAGTGGTTGGAAATATTGCGACTGCGGAGGCAGCCAAATATCTGGTCGAGGCCGGAGCCGATGCGGTCAAGGTCGGAATTGGACCGGGATCTATTTGTACGACCCGTGTGGTTGCCGGAGTTGGCTTTCCACAATTCTCGGCGGTAATGGAAGTTGCGGAAGCGATAAAAGGATCGGGAGTACCAGTGATCGCCGATGGAGGTATTCGCTATACCGGAGATATCCCAAAGGCCATAGCGGCCGGAGCAGACTCGGTCATGTTAGGATCACTACTAGCAGGAACCAAGGAATCTCCAGGAGAGACCATTATTTACGAGGGTAGAAAATTTAAGTCTTACCGCGGAATGGGAAGTGTAGAAGCGATGAAGAAGGGGTCCAAGGATCGTTACTTCCAGGACGTAGAAGATGACATCAAGAAATTAGTCCCTGAAGGAATAGTTGGTCGGGTACCATATAAAGGTGATCTTGCCGAAAGCATGACTCAATTTGTCGGTGGGCTAAGAGCCGGAATGGGGTATTGTGGAGCTCCGAGTGTTGAGCACCTCAAAGAACACGCTAAATTCATCAAGATCACGGCTGCAGGGATACACGAAAGCCACCCGCATGATGTTACCATCACTAAGGAGGCTCCTAATTATTCCCGATAA
- a CDS encoding OmpH family outer membrane protein produces MMRYVMIAILLIGFSGIAQQTKVGTIDVDFILSKMPELAQVQKGVEDYGNTLQVDLNKKMTDLNTELEKYKADEATLTIAQRKTRQDSLLAMEDDINKYRSNSSQLLVLKRDELMQPLFKKVGDQLEVIAKAQGYTQIFQRDNNLIYIDNNYDVTLDVIKALGIELEEGE; encoded by the coding sequence ATGATGAGATATGTAATGATCGCTATCCTGTTGATCGGATTTAGCGGAATAGCCCAGCAAACAAAGGTCGGAACCATAGATGTGGATTTTATTTTGTCCAAAATGCCCGAACTGGCACAAGTTCAGAAGGGGGTTGAAGACTATGGAAATACCTTGCAGGTAGATCTGAATAAGAAAATGACTGACCTCAATACCGAACTGGAAAAGTACAAGGCAGACGAAGCCACTTTGACCATCGCCCAAAGAAAGACCCGTCAGGATTCACTTTTGGCCATGGAGGACGATATCAACAAGTACCGTTCCAACTCCTCCCAATTACTCGTTCTGAAAAGGGATGAATTGATGCAGCCACTGTTCAAAAAAGTAGGTGATCAATTGGAGGTCATAGCCAAGGCCCAAGGCTATACCCAGATCTTTCAGCGCGACAACAACCTGATCTACATTGACAACAACTACGATGTTACCTTGGATGTGATCAAAGCGCTTGGGATAGAACTGGAAGAAGGAGAATAA
- a CDS encoding DinB family protein, which translates to MRAFFRDKLEYHLYSNRQIIDSLLEDGSKTSEDMIKLISHTLHAQGIWNNRILGQQYTGGVWDLIELTELHDLNDSLHHQSLEILEGTDLSKEVIYSNSRGQAFNNTVAQILYHLINHGTYHRGQIMILMSEAGIQTFGSDYVVYKR; encoded by the coding sequence ATGAGAGCGTTCTTTAGGGATAAATTGGAATATCACCTATACTCCAACAGACAAATAATCGATTCTTTACTTGAGGACGGCAGCAAGACCAGCGAAGACATGATCAAATTGATCTCCCATACCTTGCATGCACAAGGTATCTGGAATAATCGAATCCTGGGTCAACAGTATACAGGTGGCGTCTGGGACCTTATAGAACTCACTGAGCTCCACGACCTCAACGATTCATTGCACCATCAAAGCTTGGAAATTTTGGAAGGGACAGACTTAAGTAAGGAGGTCATCTACAGCAATAGCAGAGGCCAGGCATTTAATAACACAGTCGCTCAAATCCTCTACCATCTGATAAATCACGGTACATATCATCGGGGTCAGATCATGATTTTGATGTCTGAAGCTGGTATCCAGACTTTTGGTAGTGATTATGTCGTTTACAAACGATAA
- a CDS encoding SRPBCC family protein: MKYRNEITIDLPRSTLIEKLDNPDNMKHWQRGLIGYKLLNEEDPGAVGAQMELEYKMGKRQMIMTETITKRDFPGEFHATYDAKGVHNIQQNFFEEVDAQSTKWVSESEFQFASFGMKLMGWLMPGAFKKQSLKYMMDFKNFAEKGVSVADG; the protein is encoded by the coding sequence ATGAAATATCGCAATGAAATTACCATTGATCTGCCCCGCAGTACGCTTATTGAAAAGCTGGATAACCCGGACAATATGAAACACTGGCAGAGGGGACTGATTGGCTATAAGTTGCTCAATGAAGAGGATCCAGGAGCCGTTGGGGCACAGATGGAACTAGAATACAAGATGGGCAAACGACAAATGATCATGACCGAAACCATTACCAAACGAGATTTTCCCGGTGAGTTTCATGCCACTTACGATGCTAAAGGAGTGCATAATATCCAGCAGAATTTTTTTGAAGAGGTCGATGCCCAGTCTACGAAGTGGGTCTCAGAGAGCGAATTCCAATTCGCTTCCTTTGGAATGAAGCTCATGGGTTGGCTTATGCCAGGAGCATTTAAGAAACAGTCCCTGAAATATATGATGGACTTTAAGAATTTTGCCGAGAAAGGGGTTTCCGTTGCCGATGGATGA
- a CDS encoding foldase protein PrsA, protein MKFALFSLSLLFFIPICAQQESDVLMTVGQMEITGREFLQVYQKNLNLVQDDQQRSMDGYMDLFVEYKLKVAEAYSMGLDTLPQYKKEFAKYEDQLARNYIYEDKMTDELVTEAYERGLEELDVDHILMLVGMNSLPQDTLKAYNKIESVRKKALAGENFTQLAKQYSEEPGAKETGGKLGYISVFATVYPFESAAYQIEVGGVSKIVRTQFGYHILKVNDRRAKSPDLVVSHIMVSDRQDAGTVDPEQRIREVYAQFEQGEEFEGLARQYSEDKGSARNGGQLRPFGRGSLRSKIFETKAYQLSEIGAVSGPFKSEFGWHIIRLDSLIPVKTFEEQKEDIKNRISQGNRAKVLTQNLVDRVKDQYGFQRKQSYLEPAMNWVTDSVMKRSWKATPLIRESDPVLFIIGDKPLRLSQYGAYLEQRQKRIKLPTQKGELLTQVYYEFEQLEIERFVKSRLEEDNEEYALVVNEYREGLLIFEVMNRSVWNEARTDSLGLEKFFKKNKKNYRWEDRLEAEIFSASDGTVLEEVSNRLRSGENAEEIRAALNNSDKVKVLYTSGVYEAGDSRLPDSYQMKEGVSSVLSTEDNFVLVVGKSVLPAGPKSLEEARGQVLSDYQVKMEEDWMEQLRKRYPVEIDRQVFDQLKNGMN, encoded by the coding sequence ATGAAATTTGCCCTTTTTTCCTTATCCCTGTTGTTCTTTATTCCTATCTGCGCTCAACAAGAGTCGGATGTCCTAATGACGGTCGGACAGATGGAGATCACCGGCCGAGAATTTTTACAGGTCTACCAGAAAAATTTAAACCTGGTTCAGGATGATCAACAGCGATCCATGGATGGTTATATGGATCTTTTTGTTGAATACAAGCTGAAAGTAGCGGAAGCCTACTCCATGGGCCTGGATACCCTGCCTCAATACAAAAAGGAGTTCGCGAAGTATGAGGATCAACTGGCGCGCAATTACATCTACGAGGATAAAATGACGGACGAGCTAGTAACGGAGGCATACGAACGGGGATTGGAAGAATTGGACGTTGATCATATCCTGATGTTAGTTGGTATGAATAGTCTTCCTCAAGATACCTTGAAGGCCTACAACAAAATAGAGTCAGTCAGAAAGAAAGCCTTGGCGGGCGAGAATTTCACACAGTTGGCGAAGCAATACTCCGAGGAACCCGGTGCAAAGGAAACAGGTGGTAAGTTGGGTTATATCTCTGTTTTTGCAACCGTTTATCCTTTTGAGTCTGCCGCTTACCAAATTGAAGTAGGTGGGGTCTCCAAGATTGTCAGGACGCAATTTGGCTACCATATCCTGAAGGTAAATGACCGGCGGGCAAAGAGTCCGGATCTGGTGGTGTCTCATATCATGGTATCAGACAGACAAGATGCCGGTACTGTTGACCCTGAGCAGCGGATCAGGGAAGTATATGCGCAATTTGAGCAGGGAGAAGAGTTTGAAGGTTTGGCCAGGCAGTACTCTGAGGATAAGGGTTCTGCCAGAAATGGGGGCCAATTAAGACCCTTTGGTAGAGGAAGTCTTCGCTCTAAAATATTTGAAACCAAGGCCTACCAGCTTTCGGAGATCGGAGCCGTTAGCGGACCCTTTAAAAGTGAGTTTGGCTGGCATATTATCCGATTGGATTCATTGATACCCGTAAAGACATTTGAAGAACAAAAAGAGGATATTAAAAACAGGATCTCTCAGGGGAATCGCGCCAAGGTTCTCACGCAAAACTTGGTCGACCGGGTAAAGGATCAGTATGGTTTCCAGCGCAAGCAATCGTACTTGGAACCTGCTATGAACTGGGTTACGGACAGTGTGATGAAACGGAGTTGGAAAGCTACCCCATTAATAAGAGAAAGTGACCCGGTATTGTTTATCATTGGAGACAAACCCTTAAGACTGTCCCAGTATGGTGCTTATCTGGAACAGCGACAGAAACGGATTAAATTACCTACACAAAAAGGAGAGCTGCTTACCCAGGTTTACTACGAATTTGAACAGCTGGAGATCGAGCGGTTCGTCAAGTCTCGTTTAGAAGAAGACAATGAGGAATACGCCCTGGTCGTTAATGAATACAGGGAAGGCCTGTTGATATTTGAAGTTATGAACAGATCTGTCTGGAATGAGGCCAGGACGGATAGTTTAGGACTGGAAAAGTTCTTCAAAAAGAACAAAAAGAATTATCGATGGGAAGATCGATTAGAAGCAGAGATCTTTAGTGCCTCGGATGGGACTGTTTTGGAAGAGGTCTCCAACAGATTGCGATCTGGCGAAAATGCAGAGGAGATTCGTGCCGCTTTGAATAATTCTGACAAGGTCAAGGTGCTTTATACCTCAGGAGTTTATGAAGCTGGAGATAGTCGCTTACCGGATTCCTATCAAATGAAAGAAGGTGTCTCCTCAGTGCTGTCCACCGAAGATAATTTTGTTCTGGTGGTAGGTAAGAGCGTGTTACCTGCCGGACCCAAATCCCTGGAAGAAGCCCGAGGACAGGTTCTTTCCGACTATCAGGTCAAAATGGAGGAAGACTGGATGGAACAGCTCAGGAAACGATACCCTGTGGAGATCGATCGGCAGGTTTTTGATCAATTGAAGAACGGCATGAATTAA
- a CDS encoding peptidyl-prolyl cis-trans isomerase, with protein sequence MRRNNRDRWSWILVIGILFALFSCDYIKQDEGRIPIARVNDSYLYLDEIEDLVFETTSPEDSAVIVGGYINRWATRQLLIDQAMINLSEQQQQQFDELVEDYRSELYTDAYKSMIVSRELDSTISESELNQYYEQNKANFRLNESLIKVRYVHLDPNYSDEEAVRQRLVRFDSADRSELSELSIQFMSYNFNDSTWFRQEALVETLPVLSDRLEVLKKSNFTLLQDSIGLYLVKIEDALAPNDPAPMSYVRPTIIQVILNKRKLELIKKLEKDITKDAINSNRFETYFPQ encoded by the coding sequence ATGAGGAGAAATAACAGAGATAGATGGAGTTGGATTTTGGTCATTGGGATACTGTTTGCGCTATTCTCCTGTGACTATATCAAACAAGATGAGGGACGGATCCCCATAGCCCGTGTAAATGATTCTTACCTGTATTTGGACGAGATCGAGGATCTGGTCTTCGAAACGACGAGCCCGGAAGACAGTGCAGTCATTGTAGGCGGTTATATCAATCGATGGGCCACGCGTCAATTACTTATCGATCAGGCCATGATCAATCTATCAGAGCAGCAGCAACAACAGTTTGACGAATTAGTTGAGGACTACAGATCGGAGCTTTATACGGATGCGTACAAGTCTATGATCGTGAGTCGTGAACTGGACAGTACCATTTCGGAATCTGAACTGAATCAATACTACGAACAGAACAAGGCCAACTTCAGACTAAACGAGTCCTTGATCAAGGTGCGCTATGTTCATTTGGATCCCAATTATTCGGACGAAGAAGCAGTAAGACAGAGGCTGGTCAGATTTGACTCGGCGGATCGATCCGAACTATCCGAATTAAGCATCCAATTCATGTCCTATAACTTCAACGATTCCACCTGGTTTAGGCAAGAAGCACTCGTCGAGACCTTACCAGTTCTGAGTGATCGATTGGAAGTGTTAAAAAAATCCAATTTTACACTCCTACAAGACTCAATAGGACTATATTTGGTCAAAATTGAAGACGCCTTGGCACCTAATGATCCGGCGCCAATGTCCTACGTCCGACCTACCATTATCCAGGTTATTCTGAACAAACGAAAACTGGAACTGATCAAGAAATTAGAAAAGGATATTACCAAAGATGCGATCAATAGCAACCGTTTTGAAACCTATTTCCCGCAATAA
- a CDS encoding peptidylprolyl isomerase, producing MRSIATVLKPISRNNQLLIVVMLLLVSVTQAQEVVTVDSTGVAKGSAEELTSQTVEKKDTVRTFKRFKAEGVTAVVGNYVILDTDIDKSYLELKQQGISVEEITRCELLGKLMEDKLYAHQAKIDSILIPDAEINNRIDQQMQYLITELGSEEKVAEFYRKESMAELRKELFEVNKTLQLASEMQRKVVENVEITPEEVREFFYSIPEDERPIFSAEVEVAQIVVEPEVTAEATQDVIDRLNELRRDIVDNGSSFASKAVLYSKDGSASKGGLIPAVRKNSPLAKEFKDMAFSLLEGEVSEPFETEFGWHLLYVEKIRGQEVDVRHIILFPEVTQSTIDKARVKIDSLRQEIVGGTIAFDEAARRFSDETETRNNGGQLVNPVTFDTRFDLTKMDPTLSAQVYNLKQDEVSQVFTDRDYTGKSKFKILTITRRFEEHPADYVKDYEKIKDLALKEKQIRAIEKWQEKKIKDTYVNVNADYQGCEFSSNWLKR from the coding sequence ATGCGATCAATAGCAACCGTTTTGAAACCTATTTCCCGCAATAATCAATTATTAATAGTCGTCATGCTGCTACTGGTATCTGTTACTCAGGCTCAGGAGGTGGTAACTGTGGATAGCACCGGTGTGGCCAAGGGAAGTGCCGAGGAATTAACATCCCAGACTGTTGAAAAGAAAGACACCGTCAGGACCTTCAAACGCTTTAAGGCAGAAGGAGTAACCGCAGTGGTAGGAAACTATGTTATCCTGGATACGGACATAGACAAAAGTTACCTGGAATTGAAGCAGCAAGGAATTTCCGTAGAGGAGATTACCCGATGTGAGCTGCTGGGTAAGTTAATGGAAGATAAACTATACGCACACCAGGCTAAAATAGACAGTATCTTGATCCCGGATGCGGAGATCAATAATCGCATCGACCAGCAAATGCAATACCTGATCACCGAGTTGGGTAGTGAAGAGAAAGTGGCCGAATTCTATCGAAAAGAGAGTATGGCCGAGCTGAGGAAAGAGTTGTTCGAGGTGAACAAAACCCTACAATTGGCCAGCGAGATGCAGCGTAAGGTGGTGGAGAATGTAGAGATCACCCCAGAGGAAGTTAGGGAGTTCTTCTATTCCATACCGGAGGACGAACGACCCATCTTCAGCGCTGAGGTTGAAGTAGCCCAGATCGTCGTCGAACCTGAGGTTACCGCTGAGGCTACTCAGGATGTGATCGACCGATTGAATGAATTAAGACGGGACATCGTAGATAATGGCTCCAGTTTTGCATCCAAAGCTGTACTGTATTCCAAAGATGGAAGTGCTTCCAAAGGCGGTTTGATCCCTGCGGTCAGAAAGAATTCCCCGCTTGCGAAGGAGTTTAAGGACATGGCATTTTCACTTCTAGAGGGTGAAGTCTCCGAACCTTTCGAAACGGAGTTCGGTTGGCACTTGCTCTATGTAGAAAAGATCCGCGGACAAGAAGTGGATGTAAGACATATCATCTTATTCCCTGAGGTTACCCAGTCTACAATTGACAAGGCCCGGGTGAAGATAGATTCACTCCGACAGGAGATCGTTGGTGGTACCATTGCCTTTGATGAGGCTGCCCGGCGTTTCTCAGACGAAACTGAGACCAGGAACAACGGAGGTCAGTTGGTCAATCCGGTCACCTTTGATACCCGCTTCGATCTGACGAAGATGGACCCAACCCTCAGCGCCCAGGTCTACAATTTGAAACAAGACGAGGTGTCGCAGGTGTTCACCGATCGCGATTATACCGGTAAGAGTAAGTTTAAAATACTGACCATAACTCGTCGTTTTGAAGAACACCCGGCGGATTATGTTAAGGATTACGAGAAGATCAAGGACCTCGCTCTAAAGGAGAAACAGATCAGAGCCATCGAGAAATGGCAGGAGAAAAAGATCAAAGACACCTATGTCAATGTCAATGCCGATTACCAGGGTTGTGAATTCAGCAGTAACTGGCTTAAACGATAA
- a CDS encoding AAA family ATPase has protein sequence MSDVAAVDLLVGKYEALRQEIGKVIVGQNEVVEQVLLSVFSGGHALLIGVPGLAKTLLVNTVANALGLAFKRIQFTPDLMPSDILGSEILDQNRQFKFIKGPIFANIILADEINRTPPKTQAALLEAMQERVVTVAGHRYPLDKPYFVLATQNPIEQEGTYPLPEAQLDRFMFAINLDYPSFEEEVEVVKATTTGDLPEVDALFSAEEIINFQQLIRKIPVADNVIEYAVSLVGKSRPKSDQASDMVRQYIDWGAGPRASQNLILGAKAYAALHGKYSPDIEDVQKVAVGILRHRLIKNYKAEAEGLTIEEIIRNLF, from the coding sequence ATGAGCGATGTCGCCGCCGTAGACCTTCTGGTCGGAAAATACGAAGCCTTACGCCAGGAGATCGGTAAGGTAATTGTTGGACAGAATGAGGTGGTTGAGCAGGTATTGCTCTCCGTTTTTTCGGGAGGACATGCCCTATTGATCGGTGTTCCGGGATTAGCTAAGACCTTATTGGTCAACACTGTTGCCAATGCCCTAGGGTTGGCTTTTAAACGCATTCAATTCACCCCGGACCTTATGCCGAGTGATATTTTGGGATCGGAGATCCTGGATCAGAACAGGCAATTTAAATTTATCAAGGGTCCCATCTTTGCCAATATCATTCTGGCTGACGAGATCAACCGGACACCACCAAAAACTCAGGCCGCCTTACTAGAGGCCATGCAGGAGCGGGTAGTTACTGTTGCCGGACATCGCTACCCACTGGATAAACCATATTTTGTATTGGCTACACAAAACCCCATCGAGCAGGAAGGGACTTATCCATTACCTGAAGCCCAATTGGACCGTTTTATGTTTGCCATCAACCTGGATTATCCAAGCTTTGAAGAGGAGGTAGAGGTGGTAAAGGCAACGACTACTGGTGATCTTCCGGAGGTAGATGCCTTATTCTCCGCAGAAGAGATTATCAACTTCCAGCAGCTGATCCGGAAAATACCTGTTGCAGATAATGTGATCGAATATGCGGTTTCCCTAGTGGGCAAGAGCCGGCCAAAATCTGACCAGGCTTCGGATATGGTCCGCCAGTATATTGATTGGGGAGCGGGACCACGGGCGTCCCAGAATCTGATCCTCGGTGCGAAGGCCTATGCAGCACTTCACGGTAAATATTCTCCGGATATAGAAGATGTTCAAAAAGTGGCTGTGGGGATTTTGAGACATCGCCTGATCAAGAACTACAAGGCGGAAGCCGAAGGGCTGACGATAGAGGAGATTATCCGCAACTTATTTTAA